The following proteins are co-located in the Cryptosporidium parvum Iowa II chromosome 6, whole genome shotgun sequence genome:
- a CDS encoding DNA polymerase delta catalytic subunit. DNAQ-like 3'-5' exonuclease; RNAseH fold, which produces MMEKGEEIISTIGFTQENAEASRKLFENCLDRWRRNKVSLDPQCGNISKDDNLDFCILDAKFSTGKFPSQNPSPEFYEKYNSSSYNVFSNKTNQDNIETPIIQLFGSTSTGITVLINIHCFFPYLYCEVPKSTPPNPEKIKTQIESGLGATEGKNVLNVQVLKKESIMHYKGDSEIEDSQFYKITLQLPNLVPTCRSMIENGNLDCIPQAYEANIPFILRYLIDRDLSTGSWVSIPKQKSYIRLGGQEFDFKDAGFVRISPFQRISSCQIEMDLFYDDLIVLGSSGKWATLPPIRILSFDIECITESGVGFPEPHKDSVIQISSVVTLLDSPESICNVIFTLKECASVAEAFVFWFESEKDMLLAWKDFLLALDPDVITGYNCINFDMNYLLERAKLFQLNDFFFFTRLAKTKITSKDTRFSSRAFGTHESKLINIEGRILWDILETIRREHKLKSYSLNYVSTNFLKEQKEDVHYSMIRGLQDGNPETRKRIAIYCLKDSILPLRLMKHLKLFPNIIEMARVTGTTIDILLSRGQQIKVTSQILRKCKSTNFLMPTVKNQSDGDNQYEGATVLEPLKGFYKDPISTLDFASLYPSIMIAHNICYSTLIPPLNLKNVPEDLRKTSPTGHSFVLSSVRKGILPLIVEELIAARKKAKKEMEEATDPTLISILNGRQLALKTSANSVYGYTGAVAGGQLPCLELSTSITSYGRAMIDITKNEVEKIYRKENGYSADAKVVYGDTDSVMIQFGVSDIGEAMKLGLEAATSISKLFVKPIKLEFEKVYCPFLLMNKKRYAGVLFKNPQFHERIDCKGIETVRRDNCLLVQKVVDTVLKKILVDKDVEAAKQYTRNVISDLLKNKIDLSLLVVSKSLGKDDYTAKLAHVELAKRLKLRDPGSAPNIGDRVSYVVIKGAKGQPQYDRAEDPLYVLENNLAIDTQHYVDTLKSSVIRVFEGVMKDPEKLFSGSHTRSVTVLSVTGGALAGFVKKGLQCMNCKTIIKEGPLCKDCSKQENMECSVLINKLHEFREKEIEYNSLWTQCQRCQGSAFQDIICTSRDCPIFYRRTKVRKDVNSIGEQIKRLDLNW; this is translated from the coding sequence ATGATGGAAAAGGGggaagaaataatttctacCATAGGATTCACCCAAGAGAATGCAGAAGCTTCTCGGAAGCTTTTTGAGAATTGTCTGGATAGATGGAGAAGAAACAAAGTTAGTCTTGATCCACAATGTGggaatatttcaaaagatGATAATTTAGACTTTTGCATATTGGATGCCAAGTTTTCAACTGGGAAATTTCCTTCCCAAAATCCATCACCTGAGTTTTATGAAAAGTATAATTCAAGCTCTTACAAtgtattttctaataagaCTAACCAAGACAACATTGAAACACCAATAATACAACTATTTGGGTCAACCAGCACCGGAATAAcagttttaataaatattcacTGTTTCTTTCCTTATCTCTACTGTGAAGTACCTAAAAGCACACCTCCTAATCCAGAAAAGATTAAAACTCAAATTGAAAGTGGATTAGGAGCAACAGAAGGAAAAAATGTCCTTAATGTACaagttttaaaaaaagaatcaatAATGCATTACAAAGGCGATTCAGAAATAGAAGATTCCCAGTTCTACAAAATCACTCTACAACTACCAAACTTAGTTCCCACCTGTAGATCTATGATAGAAAATGGGAATTTAGATTGTATTCCTCAAGCTTACGAAGCAAATATACCTTTTATTCTAAGATATTTAATTGATAGAGATTTAAGTACCGGATCATGGGTATCGATACCGAAGCAAAAATCGTATATTAGACTTGGAGGAcaagaatttgattttaaagaTGCAGGTTTTGTAAGGATAAGCCcatttcaaagaattaGTTCATGCCAAATAGAAATGGATCTTTTCTATGACGATTTGATAGTGCTTGGAAGCTCAGGGAAATGGGCAACTTTACCACCAATAAGAATACTTTCTTTTGATATTGAATGCATTACAGAGTCTGGAGTAGGATTTCCAGAGCCACATAAAGATTCTGTTATCCAAATATCTTCAGTAGTAACACTTCTAGATAGCCCTGAATCCATTTGTAATGTAATATTTACTCTCAAAGAATGTGCATCAGTAGCTGAAGCTTTTGTATTTTGGTTTGAGTCTGAAAAAGATATGTTATTAGCATGGAAGGATTTTTTATTGGCATTAGATCCAGATGTCATTACAGGTTATAATTGCATCAATTTTGATATGAATTACCTATTAGAAAGAGCTAAATTATTCCAATTGAAtgattttttcttctttacaAGGCTAGctaaaacaaaaattacaaGTAAAGATACCAGATTTTCATCCAGAGCATTTGGAACTCATGAGAgtaaattgattaatattgaaggaAGGATTCTATGGGATATTTTGGAGACTATTCGTAGAGAGCACAAATTAAAAAGCTATTCTTTGAACTACGTTTCCACAAACTTTCTAAAAGAACAAAAAGAAGATGTTCATTATTCAATGATTAGAGGCTTACAAGATGGAAATCCTGAAACAAGAAAGAGAATTGCAATATATTGTCTCAAAGATTCAATACTTCCATTAAGGCTTATGAAacatttgaaattattccCAAATATTATAGAAATGGCAAGAGTAACGGGTACCACAATAGATATTTTGCTAAGTAGAGGCCaacaaattaaagttaCAAGCCAAATCTTGAGGAAATGTAAGTCTACCAACTTCTTGATGCCAACAGTAAAGAATCAATCTGATGGGGATAACCAATATGAAGGAGCAACTGTATTAGAACCTTTAAAAGGATTTTATAAGGACCCAATTTCTACTTTAGATTTTGCTTCTTTGTATCCCTCAATTATGATTGCTCACAATATTTGCTATTCTACACTAATTCCTCCACTTAATCTTAAAAATGTACCAGAAGATTTAAGAAAGACTTCTCCAACTGGTCATTCTTTTGTATTATCTTCAGTCAGAAAGGGTATACTTCCATTAATTGTTGAAGAGCTTATAGCTGCAAGAAAGAAAgccaaaaaagaaatggaGGAAGCAACTGATCCAACATTAATCTCTATTTTAAATGGTAGACAACTTGCTTTAAAGACTTCAGCAAATAGTGTTTATGGATATACTGGTGCAGTGGCTGGAGGCCAACTTCCATGCTTGGAACTTTCAACAAGTATTACTTCATATGGTAGAGCAATGATTGATATTACCAAAAATGAGGTTGAAAAGATatatagaaaagaaaatggtTATTCTGCTGATGCCAAAGTTGTTTATGGTGACACAGATTCTGTAATGATTCAGTTTGGAGTATCAGATATTGGAGAAGCAATGAAACTTGGTTTGGAAGCTGCAACTTCAATAAGTAAGCTCTTTGTAAAACCaattaaattagaatttgaaaaagtATATTGTCCATTCTTATTgatgaataaaaaaagatatgCTGGAGTACTTTTTAAGAATCCACAATTCCATGAGAGAATTGATTGTAAGGGAATTGAGACTGTTAGAAGAGATAACTGTCTTCTTGTACAAAAAGTGGTTGATACTGTCTTAAAGAAGATTCTAGTTGATAAAGATGTTGAAGCAGCCAAACAATATACCAGAAATGTAATTTCAGACTTActaaagaataaaatagACTTGTCTTTGTTGGTAGTTAGTAAGAGTCTTGGAAAAGATGATTATACTGCAAAACTCGCTCATGTTGAGTTAGCAAAAAGGCTTAAATTAAGAGACCCAGGATCTGCACCAAATATTGGAGACAGAGTCTCTTATGTAGTAATTAAAGGTGCTAAAGGTCAGCCTCAATATGATCGCGCTGAAGATCCATTATATGTACTCGAAAATAATCTCGCAATTGATACACAACATTATGTAGATACACTAAAATCTTCAGTAATTCGAGTTTTTGAAGGAGTCATGAAGGATCCTGAAAAACTCTTTTCAGGAAGCCATACAAGATCTGTAACTGTTTTGAGTGTTACAGGAGGCGCTCTAGCAGGATTTGTAAAGAAGGGTCTTCAGTGTATGAATTGTAAAACAATTATAAAGGAAGGTCCACTTTGTAAAGATTGTTCCaaacaagaaaatatgGAATGTTCGGTActtattaataaacttCATGAATTcagagaaaaagaaattgaatataattcacTCTGGACTCAGTGCCAAAGGTGCCAAGGAAGTGCTTTCcaagatattatttgtaCTTCAAGAGATTGCCCTATATTTTATAGAAGAACCAAAGTTAGAAAGGATGTGAATTCTATTGGGGAGCAAATCAAAAGGCTTGATCTTAATTGGTAG
- a CDS encoding proline-tRNA synthetase; class II aaRS (ybak RNA binding domain plus tRNA synthetase), whose amino-acid sequence LFKKKKPSKNKFIKSTKRNNKQLKVIEFKIKMSVDEKLYSEVLDQLSKLSINYSKFDHDATPNMESMVEVLKEQAEKHNTDFAKNLLIKSKGNEGLFFVLAHHETDTKMKNLGQIFGVSGNKLRLADEDVLNDTLKVKRGCLTPLSLIFEKSGGIQVYFDECLKDKKVFVHPLTNTESFSIHINDIVKFAESCGKKVKWFSMDNLEEQKPAGKPEESKENESLLGITADKITSFADWYSQVIVKSEMIEYYDISGCYILRPWSYFIWETIQSVFDQKIKQHDVQNAYFPIFVTQKKLETEKDHVEGFSPEVAWVTKSGKSDLAEPIAIRPTSETIMYPYFAKWIRSHRDLPLKINQWTSIVRWEFKHPTPFIRTREFLWQEGHTAHSTRKEALEMVDIILNEYASIYEDLLATPVVKGTKSENEKFPGGDITKSIEGFIPEIGRAVQAATSHLLGQNFSKMFGVEFEDEKGNKEYAHQTSWGLTTRAIGVMIMTHGDNKGLVLPPKVAPVQVIIIPIIFKTVITEEQKKICNEVECILKKAGVRVKIDDRSNYTPGWKYNHWEVKGVCLRFEVGPRDIEKRSVRVVVRDNMEKMDIPISELESKIPKLLEEFQNRLLFKAKQRQNESIIRVDTFDKVMDTLNQKKMVIAPWCEDVSCEEEIKKETARLSLDNEDNQSMTGAMKSLCIPNDQIFKIEEGKTKCFFCDKLAKKFTLFGRSY is encoded by the coding sequence ttatttaaaaaaaaaaagccatcaaaaaataaatttattaaaagtaccaaaagaaataataaacaacTAAAAGTTATAGAATTTAAGATAAAGATGTCAGTGGATGAAAAACTATACTCCGAGGTATTAGATCAATTGAGCAAGCTCTCTATAAACTATTCTAAGTTTGATCATGATGCTACCCCAAATATGGAATCTATGGTGGAAGTGCTTAAAGAGCAGGCAGAAAAACACAATACTGACTTTGCAaaaaatctattaataaaatcaaaaggTAACGAAGgcttattttttgttttggCACACCACGAAACCGATACGAAAATGAAGAACCTTGGGCAGATCTTTGGTGTGAGTGGAAACAAGCTTAGATTAGCTGATGAAGATGTTTTAAATGATACTCTTAAGGTAAAAAGGGGATGCTTAACTCctttatctttaatatttgagaaATCTGGAGGAATTCAAGTTTACTTTGATGAATGTCTTAAAGACAAGAAAGTATTTGTACATCCACTAACCAATACTGAAAGCTTTTCAATCCATATTAATGACATTGTAAAATTTGCTGAATCATGTGGAAAGAAAGTTAAATGGTTTTCTATGGATAATTTAGAGGAACAGAAACCTGCAGGAAAGCCTGAAGAATCTAAGGAAAACGAAAGTTTGCTTGGAATTACAGCAGACAAAATAACTTCTTTTGCAGACTGGTATTCCCAAGTTATAGTAAAGTCTGAAATGATTGAATACTATGATATCTCTGGGTGTTACATATTACGCCCATGGAGTTACTTTATTTGGGAAACAATTCAAAGCGTTTTCGATCAGAAAATCAAACAACATGATGTACAAAATGCCTATTTCCCCATTTTTGTAACCCAAAAAAAGTTAGAAACTGAAAAAGATCACGTTGAAGGATTCTCTCCTGAAGTTGCATGGGTAACTAAATCAGGAAAATCAGATTTAGCCGAGCCAATAGCTATCCGTCCAACATCTGAAACAATCATGTATCCATATTTTGCCAAATGGATTAGATCCCATAGGGATTTGCCACTTAAGATTAATCAATGGACTTCCATTGTAAGATGGGAATTTAAGCATCCAACTCCATTCATCAGAACACGTGAATTTTTATGGCAAGAAGGACATACAGCCCATTCTACTAGAAAAGAGGCTTTAGAAATGGTTGACATCattttaaatgaatatGCATCTATTTATGAAGATTTATTGGCAACTCCTGTAGTTAAAGGTACCAAATCTGAGAATGAAAAATTCCCTGGGGGTGATATAACTAAATCAATTGAAGGATTCATTCCAGAAATTGGTCGCGCTGTTCAGGCTGCAACTTCTCATTTACTTGGACAAAACTTTAGCAAAATGTTTGGtgttgaatttgaagatgaaaaagGAAACAAAGAATATGCACATCAAACTTCTTGGGGCTTAACTACAAGAGCTATTGGTGTTATGATTATGACACATGGAGATAATAAAGGTTTAGTATTGCCACCTAAGGTTGCACCTGTAcaagttattattattcccATCATTTTTAAAACCGTTATCACTGAGGAACAGAAGAAAATCTGCAATGAAGTGGAGTGTATTTTGAAGAAGGCTGGGGTTAGAGTAAAGATCGATGATAGATCTAACTATACTCCTGGCTGGAAATATAACCATTGGGAAGTTAAAGGTGTATGCTTGAGATTTGAAGTTGGACCGCGTGATATCGAAAAGAGAAGTGTTCGTGTTGTTGTTAGAGATAATATGGAGAAAATGGATATTCCAATTTCCGAATTGGAATCAAAGATACCAAAGTTGTTGGAAGAATTCCAAAATAGACTGTTATTTAAGGCCAAACAACGACAAAATGAATCTATCATAAGAGTTGATACATTTGACAAAGTTATGGATACACTGAACCAAAAGAAGATGGTTATAGCTCCTTGGTGTGAGGATGTATCATGCGaggaagaaattaaaaaggaAACTGCAAGACTTAGTTTGGATAATGAAGACAATCAGTCCATGACCGGTGCAATGAAATCCTTGTGTATACCTAAtgatcaaatatttaaaatagaaGAAGGAAAAACAAAGTGTTTCTTCTGTGATAAACTCGCAAAGAAATTTACACTATTTGGAAGAAGTTACTAA
- a CDS encoding SPBC24E9.10-like. RRM domain protein, no PWI domain., which translates to MSNQNPSKKDETTKTRYHGLGLSNQGRGVIKSQSIAFQNSKWSNINSKSKEIGIDSNATPGMTTVYVGKIPAQVTNTHIRKLLSECGTILRWSRQEDPTTKKLSSFGLCEFDSPEGVINAVSALNGIKISGGQLLVKYQHGIDKEIAKWQSNRINELLKHRGGDCTIETILNELSTSDSKLRISIQRLLAGMTFELDSEQEQTSTEHGDNKSSNNDDQERNNKRISYSNLDDSGISSQMHKSGVLIGFPQNPKEKLRMKRFEEKNKKFEKKLQELDDELYELVKLFPEKMDISNDLTFRYLLDILQESYHNFKFISSSNKKTFDMISEIIQSDKELIQSKQLDYSHSDYNIDSEIYDHESDANSKSRAESISFSPNKPHKYFENILSPNKSIKKEANNTLNTGTQNNSVFNNTNMEKISINLPKFQKHQFENPIESLENINNIDGSNNNSSSSSSLNLMKDINHLVNSKEEVFSAENWKNILKSVQFENYKEYVELEMKRIIGESDPNALNTITNFIIEKFSSKNLIQETINILIQILDTEAESFLRGLFLKILDG; encoded by the coding sequence atgtCAAATCAGAATCCAAGTAAGAAGGATGAAACGACAAAAACTCGTTATCATGGATTGGGGTTATCAAACCAAGGAAGGGGGGTAATAAAGAGTCAATCAATAGCTTTTCAGAATTCAAAATGgtcaaatattaattcaaagtCAAAGGAAATTGGAATTGACTCAAATGCAACACCAGGAATGACAACGGTATATGTTGGGAAGATTCCAGCTCAAGTCACAAATACACACATTCGAAAGTTACTAAGTGAATGCGGTACGATTTTGAGATGGAGCCGTCAGGAGGATCCAACAACAAAGAAGCTTTCATCTTTTGGTTTATGTGAGTTTGATTCTCCAGAAGGTGTTATAAATGCAGTTAGTGCTTTGAATGGAATAAAGATTTCAGGTGGACAGTTGTTAGTAAAGTACCAGCATGGAATTGATAAAGAAATAGCAAAATGGCAAAGTAATCGAATTAATGAGTTACTGAAGCATAGAGGGGGAGATTGTACAATTGAAACGATACTTAATGAACTTTCAACTTCAGATTCAAAACTGAGAATATCAATTCAGCGTTTATTGGCAGGGATGACATTTGAATTGGATTCAGAACAAGAACAAACATCTACAGAGCATGGCGATAATAAAAGTTCAAACAATGATGATCAAGAAAGAAATAACAAGAGAAtttcatattcaaatttagaTGACTCAGGGATAAGTTCACAAATGCACAAGAGTGGAGTACTAATTGGGTTCCCACAAAACCCAAAGGAGAAATTAAGAATGAAAAGATTtgaggaaaaaaataaaaagtttGAGAAAAAGCTACAAGAATTAGATGATGAACTATATGAACTTGTTAAGTTATTTCCAGAAAAGATGGACATTTCTAATGATTTAACATTTAGATATTTGCTTGATATCTTGCAAGAATCTTATCATAATTTTAAGTTCATATCATCCTCCAATAAGAAAACTTTTGATATGATTTCTGAGATTATTCAATCTGATAAAGAATTGATTCAGTCAAAGCAACTGGATTATTCTCATTCTgattataatattgattcaGAAATTTATGATCATGAAAGTGATGCTAACTCAAAGTCCAGGGCTGAATCTATTTCATTTAGCCCCAATAAACCTCACAAATACTTTGAAAACATTCTTAGTCCTAATAAATCCattaaaaaagaagcaAATAATACTCTAAATACTGGAACTCAAAACAACAGTGTTTTCAATAATACTAATATGGAAAAgatttctattaatttacCCAAATTTCAGAAACATCAATTTGAAAATCCTATTGAAAgtcttgaaaatattaataatattgatggAAGTAATAACAACTCGTCTTCTAGTTCTTCTCTTAATCTGATGAAAGATATTAATCATTTAGTTAATAGCAAAGAAGAGGTATTTTCTGCAgaaaattggaaaaatatattaaaatcagTCCAATTTGAGAATTATAAAGAATATGTTGAATTGGAAATGAAACGTATTATTGGTGAATCTGATCCAAATGCTTTGAATACTATTACCAATTTTATCATTGAAAAATTctcttcaaaaaatttgattcaagaaaccattaatattttgattcaaattcttgACACTGAAGCTGAGTCATTTTTACGTGGGCTTTTCCTCAAAATTCTTGATGGTTAA
- a CDS encoding phosphatase subunit gene g4-1; of possible animal origin; EF-hand, calcium binding domains yields MNHVTAFLERMDDLSRKNYIERNGKGKLFDLLRKTATQISLKNQLFYTEYKTGKTLTFFEELNRSFPIICLLLFERRVRSKSDGIVVRYKEFRRCRDHCPEIFSQFLTPSMYAKMFKDCYGFISPTKFINTCLKILYTFQIRSELGYINPMEEVITYYDFLYWIKNSIRENSETKLGLVRQFSINHPNFENFYANYVIERIIFFSGSKNSIIRIQDLISSDQFARFLELRLADTSESENPFNPQLIFQIFEWFEYRTKSINTEQNGQFTNEDSEDQNQNLSVGNFEDKLFLPEMLQQLLMDFEYIIPIFVIYRIFEVHSENCKSITDSNGQTRTAIGIKTVFKVLFSLEFRESPQSINWFWNILDLNETGYIDQSVISCFWKSMVASIEQIYSIESLPLFEHISDEIFDMICPGELNGKIYKKAFKDSPMASTVISYLCDPKAFIAIEMREEIIAQNASRNLEDNQTSLDLEKPSYNDSESNSDTIDCSQESISVT; encoded by the coding sequence ATGAATCATGTCACTGCTTTCTTGGAGCGAATGGATGACCTTTCAAGAAAGAATTACATAGAAAGAAATGGAAAGGGAAAATTATTCGATTTACTAAGGAAAACTGCTACCCagatttctttaaaaaatcaacTTTTTTATACAGAATATAAAACAGGGAAAACTTTAACTTTCTTTGAGGAACTTAATAGAAGCTTTCCCATTATCTgtttgttattatttgaaagaaGAGTAAGGTCAAAATCAGACGGAATTGTAGTTAGATATAAAGAGTTTAGAAGATGTAGAGATCATTGCCCTGAAATTTTTAGTCAATTCTTAACCCCGTCTATGTATGCAAAGATGTTCAAAGATTGTTATGGGTTTATTTCTCCAACAAAGTTCATTAATACATGTCTAAAAATACTTTATACTTTCCAAATCAGATCAGAACTGGGATATATTAATCCCATGGAAGAAGTGATCACATACTACGATTTCTTATATTGGATAAAAAACTCTATTCGAGAGAATTCTGAGACAAAACTGGGCCTTGTAAGACAATTTTCTATAAATCATCCTAATTTTGAGAACTTTTATGCTAATTATGTAAtagaaagaataatttttttttctggtTCAAAGAATAGTATAATAAGAATTCAAGATCTAATTTCTTCCGATCAATTTGCAAGGTTCCTAGAATTAAGACTTGCTGATACTTCAGAATCTGAAAATCCATTTAATCCTCAGctaatttttcaaatatttgagTGGTTTGAGTACAGAACCAAATCAATTAATACAGAACAAAATGGTCAATTCACTAATGAAGATAGTGAAGACCAAAACCAGAATCTATCAGTTGGAAACTTTGAAGATAAGCTATTTTTACCAGAAATGCTTCAGCAATTACTTATGGACTTTGAATACATTATTCCAATCTTTGTAATTTATAGAATTTTTGAGGTTCATTCAGAAAATTGTAAGTCTATAACTGATTCTAATGGACAAACAAGAACTGCTATAGGAATTAAGACAGTTTTTAAAGTATTGTTTTCATTAGAATTCAGAGAATCACCGCAATCAATCAATTGgttttggaatattttaGATCTAAATGAGACAGGATATATTGACCAATCAGTAATTAGCTGTTTCTGGAAGAGTATGGTTGCAAGTATCGAACAAATCTATTCAATTGAATCTCTACCTCTTTTTGAACATATAAGTGATGAGATTTTTGATATGATTTGTCCTGGAGAATTGAATGGTAAAATTTACAAGAAGGCTTTTAAAGATTCTCCTATGGCTTCAACAGTAATTTCCTATCTTTGTGACCCAAAAGCTTTCATTGCAATTGAAATGAGAGAGGAAATTATCGCTCAGAATGCTTCAAGAAATTTAGAAGACAACCAAACCAGTCTTGATCTCGAAAAACCTTCATATAACGACTCTGAGTCAAATTCAGATACAATAGATTGCTCTCAAGAATCTATCAGTGTTActtag